From the genome of Planctomycetia bacterium:
TGCTGCTTGGCCGTGCAGCATTTACGAAAGCCCTGCTGGCAGCTATCGAGAAGAATGACATACCACTGACAGAACTGAGCCTGGATCAGCGGCAATCGCTGCTGTTGCACCCCGATGAGGCTATTGCCAGCCAGGCCAAGGCACTTCTCGCCCGTGGTGGCGGCTTGCCCAGTGCTGATCGACAGAAAGTCATTGATAGCTGGCTGCCTCTGACCAAGAAGATTGGCGATGCCCCCAAGGGCAAGCTCATCTTCACCCAGCATTGTGCCAAATGCCATCAGTATGCCGGGGAAGGCAAGCACATAGGCCCCGATCTCACCGGCATGGCTGTCCATCCCAAAGAAGAACTCGTGATCCACATTCTCGATCCGCATCGATCGGTCGAAGGCAACTATCGCAGCTACACGGTAGTGCTGAACGATGGCAAGGTGCTCAATGGCATGATGGCTGCGGAGAGCAAGACCAGCGTTGAGATTATCGATACCGAAGGCAAGACCACTGCCATCCAGCGGGATGATATTGATCAACTGGTTGTCACCAACAAGTCGCTGATGCCTGAAGGCTTCGAAAAGCAGATGAACGAAGCTGAGTTCACGAACCTGATGGAGTTCCTGACCCAGAAGGGCAAGTACGTTCCGCTGCCTCTCGACAAGGTAGCGACTATCACCACGGCCAAGGGAATGTTCTTTGGCGACGAAGGTACCTTTGAACGGCTGATTTTCCCGGATTGGAAGCCCAAGACCTTTAACAGTGTGCCGTTCCTGTTGATTGATCCGCAGGAAGGGAAGATCAACAACGCCGTGCTGCTCTACGGCCCGCAGGGGCAGAAGGCGCCGAAGATGCCCCGGACGGTTTCCATCCCGTGTGCTGCCCCGGTGAAAACATTGCACTTCCTCAGTGGTATCAGCGGTTGGGGCTACCCTGCCACCAATCGGCAAAGCACTTCGATGATAGTTCGTCTGAAGTATGCCGACGGACAGACTGAAGATCATCCGCTTCGGAATGGTGTTCACTTTGCCGACTATGCCGGCAAGACCGATGTGCCTGAATCGAAGTTTGCTTTTGATCTTCAGGGACGACAGTTGCGCTATCTGTCGGTGTCGCCGAAACGCAGCGAGCCACTGGCGAGCGTGGAATTGGTGAAAGGCAACGACCCGACAGCGCCAGTGGTGATGGCGATTACGGCGGAGCTGAGATAAGTCTGTGGGACACGATTATATCGTGTCATGACTATCGGTTGTCGTAAGCACTGTCACGATACAATTGTGACCCACGAAAGAGTGAGACATGATTATATCGTGTCATAATTATCGGTTGTAGTTTGCATTGTCACGATACAATCGTGACCCACGGAAGGTGGGATACGATTTCATCGTGTCATGGAATTTCGCTGTCGCAAGTGTTGTCACGATACAATCGTGACCCACGGGACACTTTTACTTTTGGTTAAATATTGGGCATCCAAATGGAATATTGAGACGCGTTCGAATGCAGGCAGAAGAGAAAGGCCATTGGTCAGGCTGTGATGCCAAGCCTGCTTTGACAGGATTGGCTTCGATGTAGTGAATTATCCTCTCTAACTCGTCTTCATCACGTACCCAATGGTCATAAGACTCTTTCTGCCAGAATGTGCCTTCTCTCTGAAGGAGTATGTTGCACTCACGTGCAGTGTAACGATTGATGGAGTGTTGAATGCGCTCACGGGGTGTGCGTTCGTTATCGTGAGTCAATGTAGCAATCCAATCATCACGAGGAGTAAAAAGCCAATGCATATGACTTGGCATGATTACATAAGCCAGCAAGTCGTATCGTTCACCGGCATGGAACTGCAATGCGTTGACAATCAATTGGGCCAGGGCAGGGTTTTCGAGGTCGCGACGGGCAGGTGTAGAATCCAGCCACTGTTCCATGTCCTTGAAATCCCACTTCCAGTGAAGGAGTTGCCAGTCCCTGGCACTTAGATGAGCAGGTTTTGCACGACGTTTTCTTTCCATTCGAGCTTGCTGAAGTGAGAGCAATCCCTGAGCAGGGATACTTCCATCCAGACAGGTTGTCAGGAAATAGGTAGCATTCGGAACGTCCCAGTGTGGCAGGTTGCGTCGTCGGATGCGTTCCTGGTTCATGAGGCAGTCTCGCGAGAGTTTCTATCATTCGTGGGAAACGATTTTCTCGTGTCATGATTATTGGTTGTAGTAAGTGCTCTCACGATACAATCGTGACCCACAGGAGTGTGGGATACGATTATATCGTGTCATGATTTTCAGTAGTTGCAAGCGCTGTCACGATACAATCGTGACCCACGGATCAAGTCCTGAATTTCGTCGAAGGTGGGCGGCGGGCGAATTGTTCTAGTTCGTCGCCTATCATGCGGAAGGTATCGATGCCGACGAAACGCTGGCTGATGGCGTGGGCATTCTTATGCAGGATGCGTTCATCGTAGATTTTGTTGAGCGCCTTCGCCAGGTTTTTGCCGGTGAGCCTGGCTCCGGGAATGGTGACACTGACACCGAGCGCCTCGCCTCGTGCAGCATTGTCGAACTGGTCGTGGGCTAGCGGAGTAATCACCTGTGGCACGCCCCAGCGCAAGCCCTGCGACATGGTGCCGATCCCACCATGATGAATCAGCGTGGCGGCATAGGGGAGTATCTGCGAGAGAGACAGAAACGGACAGTGCAGAATCGTTTCTGGTAAGGGTTGTGGAATCTGCTCTGCAAAGGGAGTCAGCAGGATCGCACGGCAGGGCAGTTGCTGACAGGCTTCCACCGCAGCCTGGAACAGTTTGGCACCCACCCGCATGGCGCTGCCGAAGGTGACGACGATGGGTGGTGGGCCGGATTGAATGAACTCCAGCACTTCCAGGGGCAGGCCATCCGGATTGGCATTATCGTAAAAGGGGAAGTCCATTAATTTGATGCTGGCTGGCCAATCGGCTGCTGGTGGCGCGAACCAGGATGGGAAGAGTCCCAGTGTCAGTTCCCGGCTGTGAATCCAGTCGCGGAAGTAGTTCTTCACTTTGGGCAGTACGAGTTCCTTGCGGTATGCACCAACGACCTTGTTCATGGTGGGGGTGATGAACATTTTGTCAGCAAGCCAGTAGAATCCACGCACCCAGGAACGGGGCCACCAGGCTGGGATCGCCATGGTGGGCAGGTGGGGAGGACGATCCACGCTGAGAATGACTGTCGGGGAAAGATGCACACTGGCCATTTTCAGGCCGTGCGTTTCCCTGGCGATGCGGGCGCCGAAGGCCAGGGTGCCTGCAACTACCACGATGTTTGGATTGCGGTTGAATTGTTCAATGATGTATTGATGCTGCTCTTCCACCATGCGGGCCATGAGTGGATGGCCGACCACGGCATTAAAGCTCTTGACGGGATGCCAGAGATCCGGGTTCTCCATCGTGTTCAGGTATTCCTGTTTGTTCCAGAACTCATCCATGATCAGGTCAGCACTTTCGACGGCTGACCTGAAATAGCCATTGCAGAGCAGACGGACATGGTGGCCACGGTCTTTAAGATGTCTGCCCAGACCGATGAAGGGGAAGGTGTCTCCAGCGCTGCCGAAAGGTAGGAGCAGGAACTCAGCCATGGGTCAGGCCGACTGTATAGAATGTGGATGGAGTAGCGAACATACCATACCGTATGAATGACGAGAAGAAAAATACGAAGATATGTTACGAAAGTAACAATTCATTGATGGCAAGGAAGAGTGCATGCTTCCCATAGGATCGGATGATTCAGACCTGAGGCAGCCACCCTGGCTGACTTACAGCCTGATTGGGCTGAATGTCATTGTCTTTGTGCTGCTCCAGGGTATGGGGACCAATGAAGCATTTACCTATTCGTATTCGCTGGTTCCTTACGAGTTTCTGAGCGGGCATGATCTGGTGACCCAGGGAGATTACCTGTGGGATACGGTCAAACGTGAACCAGTAGCAGAAATTCCACATGGCATCATTCGGCTGCGGCCTTCGCCGGAACCAGTTTACATCACGTTGCTTACCAGTCTGTTCATGCATGGTTCATTCATGCATTTGCTGGGAAACATGCTGTTTTTATGGATATTTGGCAAGCATCTCGAAGATGCCTTGGGGAGTTTCCGATTCCTGGCGTTTTACCTGGTTGCAGGTGTTTCCGCGTCGCTGATCCACATACTTTTCAACCAGGAATTTCCTGAGTGCATCATCCCTACGCTCGGTGCATCGGGGGCGATCTCGGGAGTGCTGGCTGGTTATGTCATGTTGTTCCCGCACAAGTTGATCGCGGTGATTGTCTGGTTTTTTGCGGTGGAACTGCCTGCCTGGGTGTTTATCGGTGTCTGGTTCGGGTTTCAAATCCTAAACGGACTGGCAAATCCAAACGGTGGTGGCGTGGCGTATGGAGCCCATATTGGTGGCTTTGTCGTAGGGCTGGCACTCATCGTGCCATTCAGCACCGGACGTGAATTGGAAGAAAGTTATTGGAGATATCATTAGATTTTTCGTGCTTCCTCTCAAAAGGACGTTATTCTAAGCTAGGTTTGATTGGTGCCTTTCCGCCACGCAACAGTTGCTGCCTATGAGTTCCACATTGTATCCTGCTTTGCAATCGATCCTCGTGGCCCTACTAGCTGCATTTGGGCTGATCACGGTAGGCCGCTGGCTGAAGACCGATGAGTACAAGATGTGGACGTGGGGCTGGCTGGTCTTTGCCGGCGGCATTGCAGTGCTTTGCCTGGCCCCGGTTTTCCCTGAGATAGATGAACGTATCATCCTGATGCTGCAGACGGCATCTGTTGTAGTTTTCAGCGTCCAACTGGCACGTGGCACCTTGCTTGCCATCAAGGCAGAGGATGTCCGGTTGTATCGCATTCGCCGGGCCATTATTTCGCTGATGATTCTGCTGACCGTTTTGACGCTGCTGATGGCCATCTGGCGCTGGCCTTTTGTGGTCAGGCATACCTTGTGGGATGAACATTATCTGTGGAACGGACACTGGATCATCAGTTTTTCGGTACTGTGCAGTTGGATGGTTTTACGCAATCAGCCCCGATGGTACCTGCGGAAGTCGAACGTTCTATTTGTCTCAGCGTTGGGCCTCTTGGCGGTGTTGGAGATATTCATCATCGGATTGATCCTGGCATACGATGATGTGGTGCCGGCGACTGTACAGGAATTGTTGCGAATTCTAACTCTGGCAGAGCCGATTGTGCTACTGCTGGTAGCTTTGGCGATGCACACCATGATTCTGGATGGTCTCATTCACCAGTTGGAACGTACGCTGGTGCATGTGTCCAAGAATTCAGCCAGGCTGAAACAGATGGCAGAGCGCGATCCGTTGACTGCGGTGCTCAATCGCCATGCCTTCTACTCGATGGTGGGTTCCAAGCGGGATGATGACAGCAGACCTCTGGGTGGGAGCGTAGCGGTGCTGGATATTGATAATCTTAAACCACTGAACGATAAGCATGGCCATCAGGCTGGCGATGCAGCCATTCGAGCGGTCGCCAAGGCAATCCGCAGTGTAGTGCGGGCGGAGGATTTGCTGTTCCGGTGGGGTGGCGATGAATTCATGGTGATCCTGCCTCATGTCACGATAGAAGAATCCCGCTGGCGTTTTGAGAAACTCAACATGCTGCTGGCGAAAACGACTATTCCAGGGATTGATCATCCGATTGATATTACTCTGTCAATTGGCATCTCGCCGTTTTCATCGACCAACAGTCTGGAGAAAGCCATCGAAGAAGCTGATGAACGGATGTATGCCCGCAAGAGCGAAAGAAAACGGGAACGCGCCAAGACAGCCGCGAGTTAAGATTGAAACTCATTTCGCGAGATAGGAACGAACTGCACCTTGTCTCCCACTGCCAATCTGAAATAGTTTTCTGCCAGATCAACCAGTTTGAGATTAGTTCTGCCGATTAGCGCCCAACCGCCTGGTGTGGCTTGTGGATAGATGGCGGATTGTTTCCCCACTATGGCGACGCTGCCCGGTGGCACACGCAGTCGGGGTGTTTCACGGCGGCTGATGCCATGCAGCGGTTCAGGTAGCCAGCCCAAGTAGGGAAAACCCGGCGAGAAACCGATGGCATAGACCGTGAAAGTTGTCTGGCTATGCAGTTGGATGACTTCACTAGTCGTTAGCTTCAACTTTCGGGCGACGGCTTCCAAGTCTTCGCCTAACTCGTAACAGCAGTGAATGGTATGCTGGGTGACTGCAGACTTCACTTTGCTGAACTTGAGTTGCTGCAATTGGCTGATGCAGTCCTGCATTGACCAGATGAACGGATCGAAATGAACAGCCAATTCGTGATAAGCGAGTACGACATCCTGCACGGCAGGCCAGTTTTGCTGGCGTATGGTTTGGTACAGTGCCTGGGCAGAATCGATACCGTGGCAGGTGACAAGAACTGCCTGGTCGCCCAGGTGCTGGATTTGCTCAATTCCAGTTGTTTTTCTGCCTCTAGCCATAAGTGTGGAAGATAACAGGCTATTGAGTTGGCAACGACCCCGTGAACCTTTAATATATCCATATGATGGCAGTCGCTATCGGTTTATGACAGTTTCAAGGTTTACGGAACCGGGTTACTACATGAGGATTGCAATCGCAGGTGATCATCGAGGCTTTGAACTCAAAAAGCGGTTGATCGCCATGCTGGAAAAATTGGGGCATACGGTTGAACACCTCGGTTGTCATGGCCCAGAAGCTTGTGATTACCCTGATTTGGCTATTGCCGTTGGTGAATCGGTTGGAATGGGGCAGGCAGATCGAGGTATTTTGATCTGCGGCACAGGCATCGGCATGTGCATGACCGCCAACAAAGTGGTGGGTGTCCGTGCTGCCAACTGTCACGATATCATCACCGCTGAGTTATGCCGTCGGCACAACGATGCCAATGTTTTGTGTCTTTCAGGCGATTTACTCGGTGAAGACCTGGTGGAACGTCTGGTAAAGACCTGGTTGACGACCGATTTTGAAGGCAACTCCCGACATTCACGCCGGGTTGACAAGATCGTTCAATACGAAAACAGCCATATCTCCCGTTGAGCAACTTTCGAACACACGATGCTACTGCAGTGGCAAGGATGAGTGATGAGCAACTCTCAGAAGAATGTTGTTACCCCATTGAAAAAAGAACCGGTACAACTGTTTGGCACATCCATTCCCGGCAAAGTGATTGCGAAGGAAAAACCGCCAACACCTGCACCGCCGCCGGTAGCAACTCCAGTAAAGGTGGCTGAACCGGTTGCGCCACCACCAGCCATTGCGGAAACGCCGAAGCCGGTTGTGGCTGCCAAGCCTTCGGTGAGTGCCAAGCCTATCAGGGTGGTTGATAATACCATTCGCAAGTTTGCCGATCTCAACCGTCGGCAGCAGATACTCGACGATGAAGTGGAAGCTGAACTGGCTCAGGCTCTGGGCGAGATGTCAGCCGATGGCCTGTATGCTGCGGATTCTGTTTCCACACGCACTTCCGGGCCTGGTGGCAACAAGAAAGGCAAAGTGCTCAGCATTCATGGCGACGATGTTTTTGTCGACATCGGTGGTCGCAGCCAGGGTGTGGTGCCTTTTGAAAGTTTCGCCACCGAACCCAAAGTGGGCGATGAAATTGAAGTAGTGATCAAAGGCTTTGATGGTGCCAACGGTTGTATGCTGCTGGCATTGCCTGGTGCCGCGGAGCGCGTAGTCGATTGGTCCAGCGTGGCACGAGGTATGATTGTGGAAGCTCGCGTGACGGGAACCAATAAAGGTGGCCTAAGCGTTGAAGTGAATCAGATTCGAGGCTTTCTCCCGATCAGCCAGTTGGAAATGTTCCGTGTGGATGACACCACGCCTTA
Proteins encoded in this window:
- a CDS encoding transposase — translated: MNQERIRRRNLPHWDVPNATYFLTTCLDGSIPAQGLLSLQQARMERKRRAKPAHLSARDWQLLHWKWDFKDMEQWLDSTPARRDLENPALAQLIVNALQFHAGERYDLLAYVIMPSHMHWLFTPRDDWIATLTHDNERTPRERIQHSINRYTARECNILLQREGTFWQKESYDHWVRDEDELERIIHYIEANPVKAGLASQPDQWPFSSACIRTRLNIPFGCPIFNQK
- a CDS encoding glycosyltransferase, producing MAEFLLLPFGSAGDTFPFIGLGRHLKDRGHHVRLLCNGYFRSAVESADLIMDEFWNKQEYLNTMENPDLWHPVKSFNAVVGHPLMARMVEEQHQYIIEQFNRNPNIVVVAGTLAFGARIARETHGLKMASVHLSPTVILSVDRPPHLPTMAIPAWWPRSWVRGFYWLADKMFITPTMNKVVGAYRKELVLPKVKNYFRDWIHSRELTLGLFPSWFAPPAADWPASIKLMDFPFYDNANPDGLPLEVLEFIQSGPPPIVVTFGSAMRVGAKLFQAAVEACQQLPCRAILLTPFAEQIPQPLPETILHCPFLSLSQILPYAATLIHHGGIGTMSQGLRWGVPQVITPLAHDQFDNAARGEALGVSVTIPGARLTGKNLAKALNKIYDERILHKNAHAISQRFVGIDTFRMIGDELEQFARRPPSTKFRT
- a CDS encoding rhomboid family intramembrane serine protease, whose protein sequence is MLPIGSDDSDLRQPPWLTYSLIGLNVIVFVLLQGMGTNEAFTYSYSLVPYEFLSGHDLVTQGDYLWDTVKREPVAEIPHGIIRLRPSPEPVYITLLTSLFMHGSFMHLLGNMLFLWIFGKHLEDALGSFRFLAFYLVAGVSASLIHILFNQEFPECIIPTLGASGAISGVLAGYVMLFPHKLIAVIVWFFAVELPAWVFIGVWFGFQILNGLANPNGGGVAYGAHIGGFVVGLALIVPFSTGRELEESYWRYH
- a CDS encoding GGDEF domain-containing protein — translated: MSSTLYPALQSILVALLAAFGLITVGRWLKTDEYKMWTWGWLVFAGGIAVLCLAPVFPEIDERIILMLQTASVVVFSVQLARGTLLAIKAEDVRLYRIRRAIISLMILLTVLTLLMAIWRWPFVVRHTLWDEHYLWNGHWIISFSVLCSWMVLRNQPRWYLRKSNVLFVSALGLLAVLEIFIIGLILAYDDVVPATVQELLRILTLAEPIVLLLVALAMHTMILDGLIHQLERTLVHVSKNSARLKQMAERDPLTAVLNRHAFYSMVGSKRDDDSRPLGGSVAVLDIDNLKPLNDKHGHQAGDAAIRAVAKAIRSVVRAEDLLFRWGGDEFMVILPHVTIEESRWRFEKLNMLLAKTTIPGIDHPIDITLSIGISPFSSTNSLEKAIEEADERMYARKSERKRERAKTAAS
- a CDS encoding allophanate hydrolase subunit 1, which encodes MARGRKTTGIEQIQHLGDQAVLVTCHGIDSAQALYQTIRQQNWPAVQDVVLAYHELAVHFDPFIWSMQDCISQLQQLKFSKVKSAVTQHTIHCCYELGEDLEAVARKLKLTTSEVIQLHSQTTFTVYAIGFSPGFPYLGWLPEPLHGISRRETPRLRVPPGSVAIVGKQSAIYPQATPGGWALIGRTNLKLVDLAENYFRLAVGDKVQFVPISRNEFQS
- the rpiB gene encoding ribose 5-phosphate isomerase B — encoded protein: MRIAIAGDHRGFELKKRLIAMLEKLGHTVEHLGCHGPEACDYPDLAIAVGESVGMGQADRGILICGTGIGMCMTANKVVGVRAANCHDIITAELCRRHNDANVLCLSGDLLGEDLVERLVKTWLTTDFEGNSRHSRRVDKIVQYENSHISR
- a CDS encoding S1 RNA-binding domain-containing protein; this translates as MSNSQKNVVTPLKKEPVQLFGTSIPGKVIAKEKPPTPAPPPVATPVKVAEPVAPPPAIAETPKPVVAAKPSVSAKPIRVVDNTIRKFADLNRRQQILDDEVEAELAQALGEMSADGLYAADSVSTRTSGPGGNKKGKVLSIHGDDVFVDIGGRSQGVVPFESFATEPKVGDEIEVVIKGFDGANGCMLLALPGAAERVVDWSSVARGMIVEARVTGTNKGGLSVEVNQIRGFLPISQLEMFRVDDTTPYVNQRLRCMVTEVDPAEKNLVVSRRALLEQERAEAQQKLWEELAEGQKRTAIVGNIKEFGAFVDLGGCDALLPTPEMSWQRVDDPAKFVTPGQRLEVKVIRLDKERRKVTVSLRECMSSPWDEMENNFPVGSIVNGKVVKIMDFGAFVELAPGIEGLLHISELASKRVYRVTDAVKQDQHVEVKVIKYDPATRRLSLSLKAVQKEREDAAQATAEESAAQSEAEADAAPRKPIHRRTDLKGGLK